One Brevibacillus choshinensis genomic window carries:
- a CDS encoding pyridoxamine 5'-phosphate oxidase family protein: MEPSGEQRLRDKFQTGGIRVGQKLTPLLRRYVEAMEFFFIATADRNGNCDCSFRGGVPAVKALDDETLLFPDYPGNGAFQSLGNILENPRIGMLFIDFSHQQRLRINGKAEVLDDPSLCEWFPGSIQVVRVTVEEVYRNCSARIPKLVGM, encoded by the coding sequence ATGGAACCAAGTGGTGAGCAAAGGCTGAGGGACAAATTTCAGACAGGGGGAATACGTGTAGGGCAAAAATTGACGCCGCTCCTTCGCAGATACGTGGAAGCGATGGAGTTCTTTTTCATCGCAACAGCGGACCGAAACGGGAACTGCGATTGCAGCTTTCGGGGCGGAGTGCCAGCGGTAAAGGCACTGGACGATGAGACGCTGCTCTTCCCGGACTATCCGGGGAATGGTGCTTTTCAAAGCTTGGGCAACATCTTGGAAAATCCCAGGATCGGCATGCTGTTCATTGATTTCTCTCATCAGCAGCGGCTCCGCATCAATGGCAAGGCAGAAGTGCTGGACGATCCTAGCCTGTGCGAGTGGTTTCCGGGCAGCATTCAAGTGGTCAGAGTAACGGTCGAGGAAGTGTATCGCAATTGCTCTGCGCGCATTCCGAAATTGGTGGGCATGTGA
- a CDS encoding VOC family protein produces the protein MAMTNGVSHVGLSVTNLEESKEFFTDVLEFEVLQYEAGHHAYVSDGATMITLWQTADQGAAVNVAGLHHLALSVKSIAVLRQIEERMKQRNIRLQFGGIGVKGQEGGYVALFCYEPSGIRIELTTTERDVAKEIPIIGGCGAIEVK, from the coding sequence ATGGCGATGACGAATGGGGTTTCACATGTGGGTTTGAGCGTGACGAATTTGGAGGAGAGCAAGGAATTTTTCACGGACGTTTTAGAATTCGAAGTCTTGCAGTATGAGGCTGGACACCATGCCTATGTGTCAGACGGTGCGACGATGATTACACTGTGGCAGACAGCCGATCAGGGGGCTGCGGTGAACGTAGCCGGTCTGCATCACCTGGCCCTGTCTGTGAAATCCATTGCCGTCCTGCGCCAAATCGAAGAACGCATGAAGCAGCGTAACATTCGTCTGCAGTTTGGAGGGATCGGTGTCAAAGGGCAAGAAGGGGGATATGTTGCTTTGTTCTGCTATGAGCCCAGTGGTATTCGAATCGAGCTGACCACAACGGAAAGAGACGTTGCCAAAGAGATTCCCATCATCGGTGGCTGCGGTGCGATCGAAGTGAAATAG
- a CDS encoding RNA polymerase sigma factor, with the protein MQSDAEIIQRILQGDIEGYRDLIQRYQHMIYVFIYKMVNNRSDAEDLTQEVFVKAYEKLSTFRGDSQFSSWLHTLARNKSIDFLRRRKFHDSDEQLAYVPSNTREESPQESLMNKEQRREIEEAFALLSDTYREVIVLRCTHEYPFEKIASLLGIAESTARVRYLRARQELAKLLTRKEGGLVHELPGI; encoded by the coding sequence ATGCAATCCGACGCCGAAATCATTCAGCGGATTCTTCAGGGCGACATCGAAGGGTATCGCGACCTCATCCAACGATACCAGCATATGATCTACGTATTCATCTACAAGATGGTGAACAATCGCTCCGATGCGGAGGATCTCACTCAGGAAGTATTTGTTAAAGCGTATGAAAAACTGTCTACCTTTCGCGGGGACAGTCAATTTTCCTCGTGGCTGCACACGCTTGCCCGCAACAAGAGCATCGATTTCTTGCGTCGCCGGAAGTTTCATGATTCGGATGAGCAATTGGCCTATGTGCCATCAAATACACGAGAAGAATCTCCTCAAGAATCGCTCATGAACAAGGAGCAGCGCCGTGAAATCGAAGAGGCATTCGCTTTACTGTCAGATACTTATCGAGAAGTAATCGTGCTACGCTGCACGCATGAATATCCGTTTGAAAAAATTGCGTCACTCCTCGGCATTGCCGAGTCGACTGCCCGCGTCCGATATCTGCGCGCTCGCCAGGAACTAGCAAAATTGTTAACCCGCAAGGAAGGGGGGCTCGTACATGAACTGCCAGGCATTTAG
- a CDS encoding ABC transporter substrate-binding protein, whose amino-acid sequence MRRAVSMGLTALLAFSLAACGNQTGGTTQPTAAKPSEGQQTVKLGLTQFVEHPALDAIHQGILDGLKGSGFEEGKNLEVDFQNAHGDMNNTVSIAQKYAGDKKDLVVAIATPSAQAAAKAITDKPVVFSAVTDPLSAQLVSSLEKPDGNVTGTSDKVSMEQQLQLIKKFLPNLKKLGVIYTTSEVNSEVQVKDLEAAASKEGIEIVKAGISQLSEVQLAASGLTAKSEALFIPIDNTVVSAFEAVLGAAEQSKIPVFASDTDTVKRGAVATYGIDYYGMGKQTGEMAARVLKGQAVADTPVEISKQAELYINETAAQKFGLQVSDELKQQAKEIIK is encoded by the coding sequence ATGAGACGAGCAGTCAGTATGGGACTGACCGCGTTGCTGGCATTTTCTTTGGCAGCATGCGGCAATCAAACAGGTGGAACAACCCAGCCAACCGCAGCAAAGCCAAGTGAAGGGCAGCAAACGGTAAAATTGGGTTTGACGCAATTCGTGGAGCATCCGGCATTGGATGCCATTCACCAAGGGATTTTGGATGGATTGAAAGGTTCTGGCTTTGAAGAAGGAAAGAATCTGGAAGTGGATTTCCAAAATGCCCACGGAGACATGAACAACACCGTTTCCATTGCGCAAAAATACGCTGGTGACAAAAAGGATTTGGTCGTGGCCATCGCCACTCCATCCGCACAAGCAGCAGCAAAAGCCATTACTGACAAGCCTGTCGTATTCAGTGCCGTAACAGATCCGCTGTCGGCACAGCTGGTCAGCAGTTTGGAGAAGCCAGACGGCAATGTGACCGGTACCTCAGATAAAGTATCCATGGAACAACAACTGCAGCTGATCAAAAAGTTCCTGCCCAACTTGAAAAAGCTGGGAGTGATCTACACGACTTCTGAGGTGAACTCTGAAGTGCAAGTGAAGGATCTCGAGGCAGCTGCCAGCAAAGAAGGCATCGAAATCGTCAAAGCAGGCATTTCGCAGCTGTCAGAAGTACAACTGGCGGCAAGCGGACTGACAGCGAAGTCCGAAGCCTTGTTCATTCCGATCGACAACACCGTCGTTTCTGCGTTTGAAGCTGTTTTGGGTGCAGCCGAGCAGAGCAAGATTCCAGTCTTTGCTTCTGATACGGACACCGTAAAACGCGGCGCGGTAGCCACCTATGGAATTGATTATTACGGCATGGGTAAACAGACCGGTGAGATGGCAGCGCGGGTTCTGAAAGGACAAGCGGTAGCCGATACGCCTGTAGAGATTTCCAAACAAGCCGAACTATACATCAATGAAACGGCAGCCCAGAAGTTTGGACTCCAAGTATCCGATGAGCTCAAACAGCAGGCGAAAGAAATCATCAAGTAA
- a CDS encoding DNA repair helicase XPB — MSYRPDLPMIVQSDRTILLETQHPLFAEARQALHGFAELIKSPEYMHTYRITPLSLWNAAASGLTHEQVSGALGTYSKYGVPPTIVKEIEETMCRYGRIRLEKSVDDMILKSEDPLLLAELLAYKSITQLIEESRGDGYVIKPYARGLIKQELIHLGYPVQDLAGYSTGESCPIQWRAITSSGRSFSLRPYQEEAVHTFHSGGAATGGSGTLVLPCGAGKTVIGLGAICQLQTATLILTTNTTSVRQWIAELLDKTDLDPSQIGEYTGDRKEVKPITVATYQILTYRPSAEDEFPHMKLFSERDWGLIIYDEVHLLPAPVFRVTSGIQATRRLGLTATLVREDGREEDVFTLIGPKKYEVPWKMMEEQGWIAEARCKEIRLPFESKWREAYARASARQKFRIAAENPRKLEVVRYLLEQHPNDQVLIIGQYVDQLDHMANALQLPLITGKVPESERELLYQQFKQGKIKRLIVSKVANFAVDLPDANVAIQISGTFGSRQEEAQRLGRILRPKTDENKAHFYTLVTRDTREQEFSLHRQLFLVEQGYPYDIIEMETLV; from the coding sequence TTGTCTTACCGTCCAGATTTGCCCATGATCGTGCAAAGTGACCGAACGATTCTGCTGGAGACGCAGCATCCATTATTTGCTGAGGCGAGACAAGCCCTCCACGGCTTCGCCGAACTGATCAAAAGTCCGGAATACATGCACACGTATCGGATTACTCCCCTGTCTCTGTGGAATGCCGCTGCAAGCGGACTGACGCACGAGCAGGTATCCGGCGCGCTTGGCACGTATAGTAAATACGGAGTTCCTCCCACAATCGTCAAAGAAATCGAGGAAACGATGTGCCGTTATGGTCGCATCCGTCTGGAAAAGTCAGTGGACGACATGATTCTGAAAAGCGAAGATCCTCTCTTGCTAGCAGAGCTTCTGGCGTATAAATCGATTACCCAATTAATAGAAGAATCACGCGGCGACGGGTATGTCATCAAGCCATACGCTCGCGGGTTGATCAAGCAAGAGCTCATTCACCTCGGCTATCCCGTGCAAGACCTTGCGGGCTACAGCACGGGTGAAAGCTGCCCGATACAATGGAGAGCCATCACATCGAGCGGACGTTCTTTTTCCCTTCGCCCCTATCAGGAGGAAGCGGTACACACGTTTCACTCTGGAGGAGCGGCGACAGGCGGGAGCGGAACCTTGGTGCTGCCGTGCGGAGCAGGGAAAACCGTGATTGGCCTCGGTGCCATCTGTCAATTGCAGACAGCTACCCTGATTTTGACAACAAACACCACATCGGTTCGCCAGTGGATAGCAGAGCTCCTCGACAAAACGGATTTGGATCCTTCGCAGATCGGGGAATACACGGGTGATCGCAAGGAAGTCAAGCCGATCACAGTCGCTACTTATCAAATATTGACCTACCGTCCCAGCGCCGAGGATGAATTTCCTCACATGAAACTCTTTTCAGAGCGCGACTGGGGGCTTATTATTTACGATGAGGTTCATTTGCTGCCAGCGCCGGTTTTTCGGGTCACATCCGGCATTCAGGCCACGCGGCGGCTGGGTTTGACGGCTACGCTTGTTCGTGAGGACGGGCGTGAGGAAGACGTCTTTACCCTGATTGGTCCTAAAAAATATGAAGTTCCTTGGAAAATGATGGAGGAACAGGGATGGATTGCCGAGGCCCGCTGCAAGGAAATCCGCCTGCCGTTTGAATCCAAATGGCGGGAAGCATACGCGCGTGCCAGCGCTCGGCAAAAATTTCGCATCGCTGCCGAGAACCCGAGAAAGCTGGAAGTCGTCCGTTACCTGCTCGAACAGCACCCTAATGACCAGGTGCTGATCATCGGGCAATACGTCGATCAGCTGGATCACATGGCAAATGCCCTTCAGCTTCCTCTGATTACGGGGAAAGTGCCAGAGAGCGAAAGGGAGTTGCTGTACCAGCAATTTAAACAGGGGAAAATCAAGCGCCTCATCGTTTCAAAGGTCGCCAACTTCGCAGTAGACTTGCCAGACGCAAACGTCGCGATCCAAATATCCGGAACGTTCGGCTCCAGACAAGAAGAAGCGCAGCGACTCGGGCGAATTCTGCGCCCAAAGACCGATGAAAACAAGGCGCACTTTTATACGCTTGTGACACGAGATACCCGAGAGCAGGAATTTTCACTCCATCGTCAGCTTTTTCTCGTGGAACAAGGCTATCCATACGATATTATAGAAATGGAAACGCTGGTTTGA
- a CDS encoding hemolysin family protein: protein MLSTWFNLGMVIILVLLNGFFVATEFAVVKVRESRISQLVAEGNGNAVNVEKVLHNLDAYLSACQLGITLASLGLGWLGEPAVAQLLHPVFRYFGLNETLTSSISFIIAFSVITFLHIVLGELAPKTLAIQKTETIVLAVAKPIMWFHKIMYPFIALLNWSASRFLALFHISMEPHQEAHTEEEIRILVNESHKSGLIDNTEMMLVDNIFDFSETMAREIMVPRTDMVVLNIRDPFEENVRLVQNGRFTRYPVVDGDKDHVVGSLHIKDMLTGLLEGEQRDLQSLMRSVLTVPETISISRLLTMLQKQRGQLAIIIDEYGGTAGLVTLEDIMEEIVGDIQDEFDDERPEVERKDNILSLDGRMLLEEVSDYLDIDLESNEVDTLAGWIYMQFDHSPRVGDMVKKGNYQFFVEEVDHYRITRVIVKKLPVEEAVVDS from the coding sequence ATGCTTTCGACCTGGTTTAACTTGGGGATGGTCATCATCCTCGTGCTCCTCAATGGCTTTTTTGTGGCGACCGAATTCGCCGTCGTCAAGGTGAGGGAATCGCGGATATCGCAGCTGGTCGCAGAAGGGAATGGCAATGCGGTAAATGTAGAAAAGGTGCTGCACAATCTGGATGCGTATCTCTCTGCCTGTCAGCTGGGGATCACTCTCGCTTCGCTCGGACTCGGGTGGTTGGGAGAGCCCGCTGTCGCCCAATTGCTGCACCCTGTTTTTCGCTACTTCGGACTAAACGAGACACTGACCAGCAGCATTTCCTTTATTATTGCGTTCTCTGTCATTACCTTTTTGCATATCGTGCTAGGGGAGCTTGCCCCGAAGACATTGGCCATTCAAAAGACAGAAACGATCGTGCTGGCCGTGGCGAAGCCGATCATGTGGTTCCACAAAATCATGTATCCGTTCATCGCGCTCTTGAACTGGTCCGCTTCCCGATTTCTCGCGTTGTTTCATATCTCGATGGAGCCGCACCAGGAGGCGCATACCGAGGAGGAAATCCGCATCCTGGTGAATGAGAGCCACAAAAGCGGATTGATCGACAATACGGAAATGATGCTGGTAGATAATATCTTCGACTTCTCCGAAACGATGGCACGCGAAATCATGGTGCCCCGGACAGACATGGTCGTGCTCAATATTCGTGATCCTTTCGAGGAAAACGTGAGGCTGGTGCAAAATGGACGCTTTACCCGTTATCCGGTCGTCGACGGGGACAAAGATCATGTGGTAGGGAGCTTGCACATCAAAGACATGCTGACCGGTCTTTTGGAAGGAGAGCAGCGCGATCTGCAGTCACTGATGCGTTCGGTGCTGACCGTTCCCGAGACGATATCCATAAGCCGTCTGCTCACGATGCTCCAAAAGCAGCGTGGCCAGCTGGCGATCATCATCGACGAGTATGGAGGTACCGCCGGGTTGGTGACGCTCGAGGACATCATGGAAGAAATCGTGGGAGACATCCAGGATGAATTCGATGACGAGCGGCCAGAGGTGGAACGAAAAGACAACATCCTCTCCCTTGATGGACGCATGCTGTTGGAAGAAGTGAGCGATTATCTGGACATCGATCTGGAGTCGAACGAGGTAGACACGCTCGCAGGCTGGATTTACATGCAATTTGATCACTCGCCGCGGGTAGGGGATATGGTGAAGAAGGGAAATTACCAATTCTTTGTTGAAGAAGTGGATCATTATCGGATCACGCGCGTCATTGTGAAAAAGCTGCCTGTCGAGGAAGCAGTGGTGGATTCCTGA